From Micromonospora carbonacea:
CGACAAGGAGAGGTTTCCGAGGACCGCCGCGGCACCGGTCACCGCACGCCGGGAGCGGCGGTGCTGTCCCGTACGACGAGCGTGGTCGCCAGCTCGACGCGGGTCTGGGGGAGGCGCTGGTTGGTGGCCAGGGCCAGCACCATGCGGGCGGCGGCGGCCCCCATGTCGGTGAGCGGCTGCTGCACCGAGGTCATCGTCGGGCCGCACAGCCTGGTGTGCGGGATGTCGTCGAAACCCACGACGCTGAGATCCTGGGGGATACGCCGGCCGGTCCGGCGGGCGGCCTCGTAGACCCCCAGGGCCTGAAGGTCGTTGCCGCACAGCACCGCCGTCGGGGTCGGGTTGAGGCGCAGCAGGTCCTGGCCGAGGCTGAGACCGTCCTCGAAGGAGAACCAGGCCCCCGTGCGCAGCAGCCTCGGCTCCAGCCCGGCCCCGGCGGCCTCCATCGCCGCCCGCGCGCCGTCGAGCCTGGCCCGGGCGCAGAGCCGCTCGGTCGGGCCGGTGATCACGGCGATCCGCCGGTGACCCAGGTCGAGCAGGTGCCGCGCGGCCTCGAAGCCGCCGCTCCAGTTCGTCGCCGTCACCGAGGGGACGGTGTGCAGCGGCAGCTCGTCCGTCGGATCCAGCACCACCAGCGGGATCGCGCTCGCCCGCAGCAGGGCGTGCTGCTCGGAGGTGAAGCCGAGGTGCACCGCGATCACCCCCGTCGGCCGCCGCGCCAGCAGGTCGCGGGACCAGAACCGGCCCTGCGACAGCTGCCGCCGGGCGTCGGTGAAGCCGACGGCCAGCCGGTGCTCGCCGGCGACCTGCTCCACCCCGTGCATGATCGCCACCGCCAGGTTGCTCTGCATCCCGTAGAAGACCACCTCCACGATGGCGCTCGGGGTGCCCAGCTCCGGCCGGCGGTAGCCGTGCTCCCGCAGCAGGGCCTCCACCCGGGACCGGGTCCCGGCGGCGACGCCCGACCTGCCGTTGAGCACCTTCGACACCGTCGGCACCGACACGTCCGCGAGGCGCGCGATCGTGGTGAGCGTGTGTTCCCCCCGCCTGCGCCCCCGCCGTTCGACGCCCGCCGCGCCGTCCGTGCGCTGCTGGCCGGGCGGGGCGGCCGGGGGGCGGGCGGCCGCCGCACCGGCCGCCGCCGCGTCGACCTGCGCGCGGGCGGGCGGCCGGCGGTGCCGGCCCGCCGTGGCGAGCAGTTCGGCCCGCACCGCCTCGGCCGTCTCGATCGCGCCCGGCCCTGCCGGTATCGTCCGGGTGAGGTAGCGGCGTCGCTTCGACACGGGGTCGATCCCGGCATAGACCCGGACCCGCAGGGAGCCGCTGGGCAGTTCCTCGATCTCGCCGCGCGCCCGCCGGCGGGGCCCGGGCTCGTCCGACATGGAGCCAGGCTACTCCACAGTGGCTCCACGTCGATGCCCTGGCTCCACGGCTCCACGCAGGGTCCGGCGGTCACGCCCGGGCTCGGCGACCGGACAGCCCTGCCGGTCGGCCCCGTCGGTCAGGGGACGAGGCGCTTCTCGAACCAGTGGTGGGCGTAGCGCTCGGTGTTGAACGGCTCGACCTCGTGGTACCCGGCGGAGCGGTACAGGGCGATGGCCTCGGTGAGGCTGCGGTTGGTGTCCAGCCGGACGGCGGTCCAGCCGCGCGCGGCGGCGTACCCCTCCAGCTCGTCGAGCAGCCGCCGGCCGACGCCGAGGCCGCGCACCGCCGCGGAGACCCACACGCGCTTGATCTCGGCCGGCGCGCCGGGGCGCAGCTTCACCGCGCCGCAGCCGACGGGCTCGGCGTCGAGGGTGGCCAGCAGGAACACACCGGCGGGCGGGGTCAGCTCGTCGTCGCCGAGCGGGCTGCTCAGCGCCGGGTCGAAGCCGCCGTCGAAGCGCCGGGCGACGTCGCGGGCGTAGGCCCGCACGCACACCCGCGCCCGTGGGTCGCCCGGCGAGCACGGCGCGATGGTCACCCTCGACGCGACGAGCAGCCGCTCCACCTCGGCCATCGCCGCGACGAGCCGGGTGCGGCGTGGCCCGCTGAGCGGCGCGAGGATCGACCAGGCGAACGCGTCGGAGCGTTCGTCGAGCTCGGCCCACTCGGCCCGGCCGGCGTCGGTGAGCGTGGCCTGCCGGACCCGGCCGTCGCCGCCGCCCGGCGCGACGGTGACGAGCCCGTCGCCCTCCAGGGCGCGCAGGAGCCGGCTGAGGTGCCCGGAGTCCAGGCCGAGCCGGTTCCGCAGCGCCGCGACCTCGGCGCCGTCCGGGCCGATCTCCCACAGCAGGCGCGCCTGGGCGAGGGGCCGCCCGCGCGCCATGTACGCGTCGTCCAGCGCGCCCACCCGCCGGGTCACCGTCCGGTTGAACCGCCGTACCGTCGCGACAAGCTCCGTGTCCATGTGCCTGACCTTAGTCAGGTAAATGTCGGGGGGTGCGACGGGGGTCGCCCGCCACCCCCGCACGGCGTGCCGCGGAGTGCTTCATAGGGTGGAGGGATGCAACCCGTCGTGCGCGCGCTCCAGGTCCTCCAGGCGCTGTCCAGCCGGCCTGACGGAATGACCCTCCAGGAACTGCACCTGGCGCTCGACATCCCGCTGGGCAGCATGCACCGCATCCTTGCCGTGCTGCGCGAACAGCGATTCGTCAGCCGGTCGCCGATCGACCTGCGCTACTTCCTCGGTCCGGCCGTGCGCGATCTCACCGAGAGGAACGTGAGCGGGGCCGGCGGCATGCAGTCGCTCACGACCGTCGTGCGCGAGTTGTCCCAGGCCACCGGCGAGACGGTCTTCCTGACCGAGTTGCACGGCAGCGAGGCCGTCTGCGTCTCGTTGGTGGAGGGCACCTATCCGCTCCGGCTCTTCGTGCGCCTGGGGCAGGTCATGCCGCTGAACGCGGCCGCGGCGGCCCGGGTGCTCCTCGCCCACCTGCCGACCGCGGTCGCCGCGGAACTGCTCGGCGCGAGCGTGCTCGGCGAGTTCACGCCGGCGAGCCCGCACACCGCCGAGTCCGTCCTGGAGCGCCTGCCGGTCATCCGGGAGCGGGGCTACGACATCGCCGCCGACGAGCTCGACGAGGGCGTCTGGGCGGTCGCCGCCCCGGTCTTCACCTCGACCGGCCGGGCGACCGCCAGCGTGACGCTCGCCGGTTCGTCCGGTCGGTTCGCCACCGAGGCCGCCCGCAGCGCCGCCATCCGCAGCGTGACCGGGGCCGCCGCCCGAATGTCGGCGCACCTCGGCTGGACCCCCGGGGAGTAGCCCCGGTCCGTGCTGCCACCGCCTCCCGGCGGTGGCGCGCGCCCGTCCCTCGCCGCTCGTCCTGCCCCGCCTCCCGCGCCGCCGGCACGCCGCACCGGCCCTGTTCGCCCGCCGGTGTCGGAGGACACAGCCCTGACCAGTGCCCACGAGGGGCGGGATCGGGGCGAAGGGGATTCATCGCCACTGGTGTACGCGCGCGATGCTGTGGAAACATGCCTTCCATGATACGGAAGGAGTCGTGGTGATGGAGAGTCCTGACCTGCCGGTGGAAGACCTCGCGGGACGCATCGTGTGGCTCTGCGTGGGCGGCGCGTCCCTGCTGCGCAGCGGCGACCAGGAGATCCGCACGGGATACCTCAAGACCCCGGTCGACGAGGTCCGGGTGTCCCGTGCCGGGCTGCCCGGGGACGAGCAGGTCTACGAGACCCACGGCGGCCCGGACCGGGTGGTGCTGAGCTACTCCGTCGAGAACTACGCGTTCTGGCGCGACACCCTCGGGCTCGACCTGCCGCAGTACGCGGCCCTCGGGGAGAACTTCACCACCACCGGGCTGACCGAGTTCGAGGTGCACGTGGGCGACGTCTTCGCCGTCGGCGACGCCGTCGTGCAGGCGGCCCAGCCCCGGTCCCCCTGTCACAAGGTGGCCGCCCGCCACCGCCGGCCCAGGTTCACCATCGAGGTCGCCCGCAGCCACCGGACGGGCATCCTCTACCGGGTGCTCCGCGAGGGTGTCGTCCGCGTCGGCGACACCATGCGGCTCGTCGCCCGCGAGCCGCACGGCTACTCGATCGCCGACGCCAACCGCATCCTCATCGACCGCAGGGACCTCGCCGGCGCCCGTGCCCTGCTGCGGGTCGACTCGCTCGCCGAGGCGAAGAAGGCCGAACTGCGGGACCGGCTCGCCGCCGCCCCACCCACCGACCCCAAGGAGCTGTCATGATCCGCGTGCACGTCGACCTCGATCTCTGTCAGGGCTTCGCCAACTGCGTGATGGTCGCGCCGGACCTCGTCGACCTCGACGCGAACGGCAAGGCGGTGGCGCTGCGCGAGACCTTCCCCGACACCGACGAGGGCGAGCTGCGCGAGGCGGCCGAGTCCTGCCCGGCGGTCGCGATCCGACTCGAACGGAGCGCGCGGTGACGGGCGGAACGGTCGTCGTCGGCGCCTCCCTGGCCGGGCTGCGGACCGCGCAGCACCTCCGGGCCCTCGGCTACGCCGAACCGGTGACGCTGATCGGCGCGGAGCCGCACCTGCCGTACGACCGGCCGCCGCTGTCCAAGCAGGTGCTGCTGGGGGAGTGGCCCGCGAGGCGCACGCACCTGGTAACCGAGGGACAACTCGCCGAGCTGCGGGTCGACGTCCGGCTCGGCGTGGCGGCCACGGGCCTGGACCGGGAGCGCAGGCTCGTCACGCTCGTCGACGGCGGCCTGGTCCCGTACGACTTCCTCGTCGTCGCGACCGGCTCGCGGCCCCGCGAGCTGCCCGCCCCGAACGGCGGCCCGCACGTGCACACGCTGCGCACCCTCGACGACGCCCGGCTGATCGCGGCGAAACTCGGCCCGGGACGCCGCCTGGTGGTGATCGGCGCCGGCTTCATCGGCTGCGAGGTCGCCTGCGCCGCCGTGGCCGGCGGCGCCGCCGTGACCCTGGTGTCCCGCGAGACCGCGCTGCTGCCGCAGTTCGGCCCGGACGTCTCCACCTACCTGGCCCGGCTGCACCGCGACGCCGGGGTCCGGCTGCTGCTCGGCGCGCACGTCCGCTCGGTCGGGCCGGCCGGCGGCGACGCCGCCTCGGTCGTGCTCGCCGACGGGACGGTCCTCGATGCGGACGTGGTCGTCGTCGGCATCGGCGGCGTCCCGAACGTCGAGTGGCTGGCCGGCAGCGGCCTCGCCGGGCCCGACGGCGTGCCGGTGTCGCCGCACGGGCAGACGGCCGACCCGGCGATCCTCGCCCTCGGCGACGTCGCGGCCTGGCCGGGGCCCGCCGGCCGGGGCCGCCGACGTTCGGAGCACTGGTCGCACGCCGTCGAACAGGCCAGGACCGTCGCCCGGGTCGTGGTCGAGGGGCCGTCCTTCGACCCCGGGACCTTCGTGCCGTACGCGTGGTCCGACCAGTACGGCCGCAAGCTCCAGACCGTCGGCGAGGTCCCGGCCCGGTCGGGCCGGATCGTGTCGGACGGCTGGCACACCGCGGACCGTCGGCGGCACTGCCTCTACCTCGACGACCGCGGCGAGGTGGTGGGCGGGCTCTTCGTGGACGATCCCCGGGGCGCGGGGCAGCTGCGCCGGGCCCTGCAACGGGCCGGCGGGACACCCGACGCCGGCGTCCCCGGACGCCGGCCCGCCCCGGCCTGAGCGCCCGCGACGCACGCCGGCCCGGGGCCGACCGGACTTGCAGCGCAAGCCCCGTCGGCCCCGGGCCGGTGACCGCTACGCCCGGGATCCGGCCCGGTCCGACCAGCCGTGGTACGCCGCGAACATGGTCCGCAGGAGCCGGTCGTTGTCGACCGTCTTCACGATCCGCACGGGCTTGGCCCGGGAGATGTCGAGCCCGACGTGCAGCCGCAGGTTCTCCCGCGTCCAGGCGACCGGGCGGCCCCGGGTGAGCGTCCCCCGGGTCTCGACGTCGACCATCATCTCCTCGACGGTGACGATGCCCGGATCGACGAGCAG
This genomic window contains:
- a CDS encoding LacI family DNA-binding transcriptional regulator, whose amino-acid sequence is MSDEPGPRRRARGEIEELPSGSLRVRVYAGIDPVSKRRRYLTRTIPAGPGAIETAEAVRAELLATAGRHRRPPARAQVDAAAAGAAAARPPAAPPGQQRTDGAAGVERRGRRRGEHTLTTIARLADVSVPTVSKVLNGRSGVAAGTRSRVEALLREHGYRRPELGTPSAIVEVVFYGMQSNLAVAIMHGVEQVAGEHRLAVGFTDARRQLSQGRFWSRDLLARRPTGVIAVHLGFTSEQHALLRASAIPLVVLDPTDELPLHTVPSVTATNWSGGFEAARHLLDLGHRRIAVITGPTERLCARARLDGARAAMEAAGAGLEPRLLRTGAWFSFEDGLSLGQDLLRLNPTPTAVLCGNDLQALGVYEAARRTGRRIPQDLSVVGFDDIPHTRLCGPTMTSVQQPLTDMGAAAARMVLALATNQRLPQTRVELATTLVVRDSTAAPGVR
- a CDS encoding bifunctional helix-turn-helix transcriptional regulator/GNAT family N-acetyltransferase, producing the protein MDTELVATVRRFNRTVTRRVGALDDAYMARGRPLAQARLLWEIGPDGAEVAALRNRLGLDSGHLSRLLRALEGDGLVTVAPGGGDGRVRQATLTDAGRAEWAELDERSDAFAWSILAPLSGPRRTRLVAAMAEVERLLVASRVTIAPCSPGDPRARVCVRAYARDVARRFDGGFDPALSSPLGDDELTPPAGVFLLATLDAEPVGCGAVKLRPGAPAEIKRVWVSAAVRGLGVGRRLLDELEGYAAARGWTAVRLDTNRSLTEAIALYRSAGYHEVEPFNTERYAHHWFEKRLVP
- a CDS encoding IclR family transcriptional regulator; translation: MQPVVRALQVLQALSSRPDGMTLQELHLALDIPLGSMHRILAVLREQRFVSRSPIDLRYFLGPAVRDLTERNVSGAGGMQSLTTVVRELSQATGETVFLTELHGSEAVCVSLVEGTYPLRLFVRLGQVMPLNAAAAARVLLAHLPTAVAAELLGASVLGEFTPASPHTAESVLERLPVIRERGYDIAADELDEGVWAVAAPVFTSTGRATASVTLAGSSGRFATEAARSAAIRSVTGAAARMSAHLGWTPGE
- a CDS encoding MOSC domain-containing protein; the encoded protein is MESPDLPVEDLAGRIVWLCVGGASLLRSGDQEIRTGYLKTPVDEVRVSRAGLPGDEQVYETHGGPDRVVLSYSVENYAFWRDTLGLDLPQYAALGENFTTTGLTEFEVHVGDVFAVGDAVVQAAQPRSPCHKVAARHRRPRFTIEVARSHRTGILYRVLREGVVRVGDTMRLVAREPHGYSIADANRILIDRRDLAGARALLRVDSLAEAKKAELRDRLAAAPPTDPKELS
- a CDS encoding ferredoxin, producing MIRVHVDLDLCQGFANCVMVAPDLVDLDANGKAVALRETFPDTDEGELREAAESCPAVAIRLERSAR
- a CDS encoding NAD(P)/FAD-dependent oxidoreductase, which translates into the protein MTGGTVVVGASLAGLRTAQHLRALGYAEPVTLIGAEPHLPYDRPPLSKQVLLGEWPARRTHLVTEGQLAELRVDVRLGVAATGLDRERRLVTLVDGGLVPYDFLVVATGSRPRELPAPNGGPHVHTLRTLDDARLIAAKLGPGRRLVVIGAGFIGCEVACAAVAGGAAVTLVSRETALLPQFGPDVSTYLARLHRDAGVRLLLGAHVRSVGPAGGDAASVVLADGTVLDADVVVVGIGGVPNVEWLAGSGLAGPDGVPVSPHGQTADPAILALGDVAAWPGPAGRGRRRSEHWSHAVEQARTVARVVVEGPSFDPGTFVPYAWSDQYGRKLQTVGEVPARSGRIVSDGWHTADRRRHCLYLDDRGEVVGGLFVDDPRGAGQLRRALQRAGGTPDAGVPGRRPAPA